A stretch of the Esox lucius isolate fEsoLuc1 chromosome 2, fEsoLuc1.pri, whole genome shotgun sequence genome encodes the following:
- the rasl12 gene encoding ras-like protein family member 12 codes for MSLMFGKARSSNFSAIPERGQPEFNVVVLGVMGSGKSALTVKFLTKRFISEYDPHLEDTYSSEEMVDQQPVVVKVMDTADQDGPVNCERYLTWASAFLVVYSIDSRRSFEGCQQYLEAITVHIRALQTHTPIILLGNKLDMERYRQVSKSDGSALASRFGCLFFEVSACLDFLSIQRVFHEAVREARREAGERSPLLRPLYISEDHKPLVSFATVPPFTTPCYKELPAPATAKLVTVKSSRAQSKRRAPTLTLLKGFKIF; via the exons ATGTCTCTGATGTTTGGGAAGGCGAGGAGCAGTAACTTCTCCGCTATCCCAGAACGCGGACAACCTGAATTCAATGTGGTAGTCCTCGGAGTGATGGGCTCAGGAAAATCAG CATTGACTGTCAAGTTTCTCACCAAGCGTTTCATCAGTGAATATGACCCCCACCTAG AGGACACCTATTCTTCTGAGGAAATGGTGGACCAGCAGCCAGTTGTTGTGAAGGTCATGGACACAGCTGACCAG GATGGCCCAGTGAACTGTGAGCGATACCTCACTTGGGCCAGTGCCTTCCTCGTGGTCTACAGCATAGACAGCAGGCGAAGCTTTGAGGGCTGCCAACAGTACCTGGAGGCCATCACGGTCCACATCAGGGCCCTGCAGACCCACACACCCATTATACTGCTGGGTAACAAGCTGGATATGGAGAGATACAG gcAGGTGAGTAAGTCAGACGGCTCGGCCCTCGCCTCTCGTTTTGGCTGCCTGTTCTTCGAGGTGTCGGCCTGCCTGGACTTTCTGTCCATCCAGCGGGTCTTCCATGAAGCCGTGAGGGAGGCCAGGAGGGAGGCTGGTGAGAGGAGCCCCCTGTTGCGCCCCCTCTACATTAGCGAGGACCACAAGCCGTTGGTGAGCTTCGCCACGGTGCCCCCGTTCACCACCCCCTGCTACAAAGAGCTCCCTGCCCCTGCCACCGCCAAGCTTGTGACAGTCAAGTCATCGCGGGCCCAGAGTAAGCGACGGGCTCCCACGCTGACTTTGCTCAAGGGCTTTAAGATTttctga